A genomic stretch from Falco cherrug isolate bFalChe1 chromosome 1, bFalChe1.pri, whole genome shotgun sequence includes:
- the ANKRD37 gene encoding ankyrin repeat domain-containing protein 37 isoform X4, translating to MRPRTGPGAGAGRLPPPAGGRAGAGRGGRALGRPLRCAAPAGHGGGQSGPAARPPRRGGAMLALGCASESGSFSNLFEAGTGVNAPADAFGQSPAHLAACGGEAFFLLWQLQTGANLNQQDCFGEAPIHKAAKAGSLECLALLVAGDAKIDLCNNSGQTAADLALAYGFLECAKFLTIIQHTQTMKQRGQSGYPRGDRHGLPRENPAAQKQENQTSRSISRKRRRSGDSMRSLRPWDTTVMTSHNR from the exons ATGCGGCCGCGCACTGGGCCGGGCGCTGGTGCCgggcggctccccccgcccgccggtgGACGTGCCGGTGCCGGCCGCGGTGGGCGGGCGCTGGGCCGGCCGCTCCGCTGCGCTGCACCCGCGGGGCACGGCGGAGGGCAGAGCGGCCCCGCGGCTCGGCCACCCCGGCGCGGAGGGGCGATGCTGGCGCTGGGCTGCGCCTCGGAG TCTGGTAGCTTCAGCAATCTGTTCGAGGCAGGAACCGGTGTGAACGCACCTGCAGATGCCTTTGGTCAGTCTCCAGCTCACTTGGCTGCTTGTGGTGGTGAAGCTTTCTTCCTACTTTGGCAGCTGCAGACAGGAGCGAATTTGAATCAACag GATTGCTTTGGAGAAGCCCCGAttcacaaagcagcaaaagctgggAGTTTGGAATGTCTTGCTCTCCTTGTTGCTGGCGATGCCAAAATTGA TTTGTGCAACAACAGCGGACAAACAGCAGCAGACCTCGCACTGGCTTACGGCTTTCTGGAATGTGCCAAGTTCCTCACAATAATTCAGCACACTCAGACAATGAAACAGAGAGGACAGTCTGGCTACCCACGCGGTGACAGACATGGCTTGCCGAGAGAGAATCCAGCTGCgcagaaacaagaaaatcaaaCCAGCAGGTCCATAAGCAGGAAGCGGAGAAGATCAGGTG ATAGCATGAGGAGTTTACGTCCTTGGGATACCACAGTAATGACTTCACACAACAGATAG
- the ANKRD37 gene encoding ankyrin repeat domain-containing protein 37 isoform X2 — translation MRPRTGPGAGAGRLPPPAGGRAGAGRGGRALGRPLRCAAPAGHGGGQSGPAARPPRRGGAMLALGCASESGSFSNLFEAGTGVNAPADAFGQSPAHLAACGGEAFFLLWQLQTGANLNQQDCFGEAPIHKAAKAGSLECLALLVAGDAKIDLCNNSGQTAADLALAYGFLECAKFLTIIQHTQTMKQRGQSGYPRGDRHGLPRENPAAQKQENQTSRSISRKRRRSGATDKRSPHGRERHTHNMCTYSRIWS, via the exons ATGCGGCCGCGCACTGGGCCGGGCGCTGGTGCCgggcggctccccccgcccgccggtgGACGTGCCGGTGCCGGCCGCGGTGGGCGGGCGCTGGGCCGGCCGCTCCGCTGCGCTGCACCCGCGGGGCACGGCGGAGGGCAGAGCGGCCCCGCGGCTCGGCCACCCCGGCGCGGAGGGGCGATGCTGGCGCTGGGCTGCGCCTCGGAG TCTGGTAGCTTCAGCAATCTGTTCGAGGCAGGAACCGGTGTGAACGCACCTGCAGATGCCTTTGGTCAGTCTCCAGCTCACTTGGCTGCTTGTGGTGGTGAAGCTTTCTTCCTACTTTGGCAGCTGCAGACAGGAGCGAATTTGAATCAACag GATTGCTTTGGAGAAGCCCCGAttcacaaagcagcaaaagctgggAGTTTGGAATGTCTTGCTCTCCTTGTTGCTGGCGATGCCAAAATTGA TTTGTGCAACAACAGCGGACAAACAGCAGCAGACCTCGCACTGGCTTACGGCTTTCTGGAATGTGCCAAGTTCCTCACAATAATTCAGCACACTCAGACAATGAAACAGAGAGGACAGTCTGGCTACCCACGCGGTGACAGACATGGCTTGCCGAGAGAGAATCCAGCTGCgcagaaacaagaaaatcaaaCCAGCAGGTCCATAAGCAGGAAGCGGAGAAGATCAGGTG CCACAGACAAAAGAAGCCCGCatggaagagaaaggcacacaCACAATATGTGCACATACTCCAGGATCTGGAGCTGA
- the ANKRD37 gene encoding ankyrin repeat domain-containing protein 37 isoform X1 → MRPRTGPGAGAGRLPPPAGGRAGAGRGGRALGRPLRCAAPAGHGGGQSGPAARPPRRGGAMLALGCASESGSFSNLFEAGTGVNAPADAFGQSPAHLAACGGEAFFLLWQLQTGANLNQQDCFGEAPIHKAAKAGSLECLALLVAGDAKIDLCNNSGQTAADLALAYGFLECAKFLTIIQHTQTMKQRGQSGYPRGDRHGLPRENPAAQKQENQTSRSISRKRRRSGGIQSILATQVYSSSSVLLKNEHIQV, encoded by the exons ATGCGGCCGCGCACTGGGCCGGGCGCTGGTGCCgggcggctccccccgcccgccggtgGACGTGCCGGTGCCGGCCGCGGTGGGCGGGCGCTGGGCCGGCCGCTCCGCTGCGCTGCACCCGCGGGGCACGGCGGAGGGCAGAGCGGCCCCGCGGCTCGGCCACCCCGGCGCGGAGGGGCGATGCTGGCGCTGGGCTGCGCCTCGGAG TCTGGTAGCTTCAGCAATCTGTTCGAGGCAGGAACCGGTGTGAACGCACCTGCAGATGCCTTTGGTCAGTCTCCAGCTCACTTGGCTGCTTGTGGTGGTGAAGCTTTCTTCCTACTTTGGCAGCTGCAGACAGGAGCGAATTTGAATCAACag GATTGCTTTGGAGAAGCCCCGAttcacaaagcagcaaaagctgggAGTTTGGAATGTCTTGCTCTCCTTGTTGCTGGCGATGCCAAAATTGA TTTGTGCAACAACAGCGGACAAACAGCAGCAGACCTCGCACTGGCTTACGGCTTTCTGGAATGTGCCAAGTTCCTCACAATAATTCAGCACACTCAGACAATGAAACAGAGAGGACAGTCTGGCTACCCACGCGGTGACAGACATGGCTTGCCGAGAGAGAATCCAGCTGCgcagaaacaagaaaatcaaaCCAGCAGGTCCATAAGCAGGAAGCGGAGAAGATCAGGTG
- the ANKRD37 gene encoding ankyrin repeat domain-containing protein 37 isoform X3 translates to MRPRTGPGAGAGRLPPPAGGRAGAGRGGRALGRPLRCAAPAGHGGGQSGPAARPPRRGGAMLALGCASESGSFSNLFEAGTGVNAPADAFGQSPAHLAACGGEAFFLLWQLQTGANLNQQDCFGEAPIHKAAKAGSLECLALLVAGDAKIDLCNNSGQTAADLALAYGFLECAKFLTIIQHTQTMKQRGQSGYPRGDRHGLPRENPAAQKQENQTSRSISRKRRRSGEATSQTEVPGFPRRASQKRIHKTVL, encoded by the exons ATGCGGCCGCGCACTGGGCCGGGCGCTGGTGCCgggcggctccccccgcccgccggtgGACGTGCCGGTGCCGGCCGCGGTGGGCGGGCGCTGGGCCGGCCGCTCCGCTGCGCTGCACCCGCGGGGCACGGCGGAGGGCAGAGCGGCCCCGCGGCTCGGCCACCCCGGCGCGGAGGGGCGATGCTGGCGCTGGGCTGCGCCTCGGAG TCTGGTAGCTTCAGCAATCTGTTCGAGGCAGGAACCGGTGTGAACGCACCTGCAGATGCCTTTGGTCAGTCTCCAGCTCACTTGGCTGCTTGTGGTGGTGAAGCTTTCTTCCTACTTTGGCAGCTGCAGACAGGAGCGAATTTGAATCAACag GATTGCTTTGGAGAAGCCCCGAttcacaaagcagcaaaagctgggAGTTTGGAATGTCTTGCTCTCCTTGTTGCTGGCGATGCCAAAATTGA TTTGTGCAACAACAGCGGACAAACAGCAGCAGACCTCGCACTGGCTTACGGCTTTCTGGAATGTGCCAAGTTCCTCACAATAATTCAGCACACTCAGACAATGAAACAGAGAGGACAGTCTGGCTACCCACGCGGTGACAGACATGGCTTGCCGAGAGAGAATCCAGCTGCgcagaaacaagaaaatcaaaCCAGCAGGTCCATAAGCAGGAAGCGGAGAAGATCAGGTG
- the ANKRD37 gene encoding ankyrin repeat domain-containing protein 37 isoform X5 yields the protein MRPRTGPGAGAGRLPPPAGGRAGAGRGGRALGRPLRCAAPAGHGGGQSGPAARPPRRGGAMLALGCASESGSFSNLFEAGTGVNAPADAFGQSPAHLAACGGEAFFLLWQLQTGANLNQQDCFGEAPIHKAAKAGSLECLALLVAGDAKIDLCNNSGQTAADLALAYGFLECAKFLTIIQHTQTMKQRGQSGYPRGDRHGLPRENPAAQKQENQTSRSISRKRRRSGGRPCTFITILQSLSTYRS from the exons ATGCGGCCGCGCACTGGGCCGGGCGCTGGTGCCgggcggctccccccgcccgccggtgGACGTGCCGGTGCCGGCCGCGGTGGGCGGGCGCTGGGCCGGCCGCTCCGCTGCGCTGCACCCGCGGGGCACGGCGGAGGGCAGAGCGGCCCCGCGGCTCGGCCACCCCGGCGCGGAGGGGCGATGCTGGCGCTGGGCTGCGCCTCGGAG TCTGGTAGCTTCAGCAATCTGTTCGAGGCAGGAACCGGTGTGAACGCACCTGCAGATGCCTTTGGTCAGTCTCCAGCTCACTTGGCTGCTTGTGGTGGTGAAGCTTTCTTCCTACTTTGGCAGCTGCAGACAGGAGCGAATTTGAATCAACag GATTGCTTTGGAGAAGCCCCGAttcacaaagcagcaaaagctgggAGTTTGGAATGTCTTGCTCTCCTTGTTGCTGGCGATGCCAAAATTGA TTTGTGCAACAACAGCGGACAAACAGCAGCAGACCTCGCACTGGCTTACGGCTTTCTGGAATGTGCCAAGTTCCTCACAATAATTCAGCACACTCAGACAATGAAACAGAGAGGACAGTCTGGCTACCCACGCGGTGACAGACATGGCTTGCCGAGAGAGAATCCAGCTGCgcagaaacaagaaaatcaaaCCAGCAGGTCCATAAGCAGGAAGCGGAGAAGATCAGGTG GGAGGCCATGCACTTTCATCACCATTCTTCAATCCTTGAGCACTTACCGATCATAA
- the ANKRD37 gene encoding ankyrin repeat domain-containing protein 37 isoform X7 — protein MRPRTGPGAGAGRLPPPAGGRAGAGRGGRALGRPLRCAAPAGHGGGQSGPAARPPRRGGAMLALGCASESGSFSNLFEAGTGVNAPADAFGQSPAHLAACGGEAFFLLWQLQTGANLNQQDCFGEAPIHKAAKAGSLECLALLVAGDAKIDLCNNSGQTAADLALAYGFLECAKFLTIIQHTQTMKQRGQSGYPRGDRHGLPRENPAAQKQENQTSRSISRKRRRSGA, from the exons ATGCGGCCGCGCACTGGGCCGGGCGCTGGTGCCgggcggctccccccgcccgccggtgGACGTGCCGGTGCCGGCCGCGGTGGGCGGGCGCTGGGCCGGCCGCTCCGCTGCGCTGCACCCGCGGGGCACGGCGGAGGGCAGAGCGGCCCCGCGGCTCGGCCACCCCGGCGCGGAGGGGCGATGCTGGCGCTGGGCTGCGCCTCGGAG TCTGGTAGCTTCAGCAATCTGTTCGAGGCAGGAACCGGTGTGAACGCACCTGCAGATGCCTTTGGTCAGTCTCCAGCTCACTTGGCTGCTTGTGGTGGTGAAGCTTTCTTCCTACTTTGGCAGCTGCAGACAGGAGCGAATTTGAATCAACag GATTGCTTTGGAGAAGCCCCGAttcacaaagcagcaaaagctgggAGTTTGGAATGTCTTGCTCTCCTTGTTGCTGGCGATGCCAAAATTGA TTTGTGCAACAACAGCGGACAAACAGCAGCAGACCTCGCACTGGCTTACGGCTTTCTGGAATGTGCCAAGTTCCTCACAATAATTCAGCACACTCAGACAATGAAACAGAGAGGACAGTCTGGCTACCCACGCGGTGACAGACATGGCTTGCCGAGAGAGAATCCAGCTGCgcagaaacaagaaaatcaaaCCAGCAGGTCCATAAGCAGGAAGCGGAGAAGATCAGGTG CATGA
- the ANKRD37 gene encoding ankyrin repeat domain-containing protein 37 isoform X6, translated as MRPRTGPGAGAGRLPPPAGGRAGAGRGGRALGRPLRCAAPAGHGGGQSGPAARPPRRGGAMLALGCASESGSFSNLFEAGTGVNAPADAFGQSPAHLAACGGEAFFLLWQLQTGANLNQQDCFGEAPIHKAAKAGSLECLALLVAGDAKIDLCNNSGQTAADLALAYGFLECAKFLTIIQHTQTMKQRGQSGYPRGDRHGLPRENPAAQKQENQTSRSISRKRRRSGDLVS; from the exons ATGCGGCCGCGCACTGGGCCGGGCGCTGGTGCCgggcggctccccccgcccgccggtgGACGTGCCGGTGCCGGCCGCGGTGGGCGGGCGCTGGGCCGGCCGCTCCGCTGCGCTGCACCCGCGGGGCACGGCGGAGGGCAGAGCGGCCCCGCGGCTCGGCCACCCCGGCGCGGAGGGGCGATGCTGGCGCTGGGCTGCGCCTCGGAG TCTGGTAGCTTCAGCAATCTGTTCGAGGCAGGAACCGGTGTGAACGCACCTGCAGATGCCTTTGGTCAGTCTCCAGCTCACTTGGCTGCTTGTGGTGGTGAAGCTTTCTTCCTACTTTGGCAGCTGCAGACAGGAGCGAATTTGAATCAACag GATTGCTTTGGAGAAGCCCCGAttcacaaagcagcaaaagctgggAGTTTGGAATGTCTTGCTCTCCTTGTTGCTGGCGATGCCAAAATTGA TTTGTGCAACAACAGCGGACAAACAGCAGCAGACCTCGCACTGGCTTACGGCTTTCTGGAATGTGCCAAGTTCCTCACAATAATTCAGCACACTCAGACAATGAAACAGAGAGGACAGTCTGGCTACCCACGCGGTGACAGACATGGCTTGCCGAGAGAGAATCCAGCTGCgcagaaacaagaaaatcaaaCCAGCAGGTCCATAAGCAGGAAGCGGAGAAGATCAGGTG ATCTTGTCTCCTAG
- the ANKRD37 gene encoding ankyrin repeat domain-containing protein 37 isoform X8 has protein sequence MRFKSQTSHCIAFGKRALSRNVESGSFSNLFEAGTGVNAPADAFGQSPAHLAACGGEAFFLLWQLQTGANLNQQDCFGEAPIHKAAKAGSLECLALLVAGDAKIDLCNNSGQTAADLALAYGFLECAKFLTIIQHTQTMKQRGQSGYPRGDRHGLPRENPAAQKQENQTSRSISRKRRRSGATDKRSPHGRERHTHNMCTYSRIWS, from the exons ATGAGATTTAAAAGCCAAACCAGTCATTGCATTGCTTTTGGAAAACGGGCACTCTCAAGGAACGTAGAG TCTGGTAGCTTCAGCAATCTGTTCGAGGCAGGAACCGGTGTGAACGCACCTGCAGATGCCTTTGGTCAGTCTCCAGCTCACTTGGCTGCTTGTGGTGGTGAAGCTTTCTTCCTACTTTGGCAGCTGCAGACAGGAGCGAATTTGAATCAACag GATTGCTTTGGAGAAGCCCCGAttcacaaagcagcaaaagctgggAGTTTGGAATGTCTTGCTCTCCTTGTTGCTGGCGATGCCAAAATTGA TTTGTGCAACAACAGCGGACAAACAGCAGCAGACCTCGCACTGGCTTACGGCTTTCTGGAATGTGCCAAGTTCCTCACAATAATTCAGCACACTCAGACAATGAAACAGAGAGGACAGTCTGGCTACCCACGCGGTGACAGACATGGCTTGCCGAGAGAGAATCCAGCTGCgcagaaacaagaaaatcaaaCCAGCAGGTCCATAAGCAGGAAGCGGAGAAGATCAGGTG CCACAGACAAAAGAAGCCCGCatggaagagaaaggcacacaCACAATATGTGCACATACTCCAGGATCTGGAGCTGA